In the genome of Bordetella avium, the window CTGTTTCTCGTCTGGCTTGATATCCACCAGATTGGTGACCATATCGGCCAATAACCCGGCTGATTCGATGCCTTGCACGACGGCGCCGAGTTCGTCAGGCACATTGGGCAACAGCTTGATAGCCTCCAGCGTCTGCTGCTTCAGTTGCAGGAAACGCGCTTCCACCTCGCTGTTGCTGTCCTGGGTTTCCTCGATCAGGCTGACCCGAGCCACCATGTAGGGCCAGCCCTCGAGAAATTCCAGCACGCGAAAACGGCTTTGCCCTTGAACCAGCAGATGATGTGCGCCATCCTGGCCGGTGAGGTAGCGTGCGATGGGGCCTTGTGTGCCCACCCAGTAGAGATCGTCGGGGCCGACCTCATCTTTCTTGGCATCGCGTTGCAGCAGAAAGCCGACAGGGCGCTCTGTCTTGACTGCCTCCTGCGCAGCTTCGACGGCGATCTGCCGCGCGACTGTCACCGGATTCAGAACGCCAGGAAACAGCACCGCGTCGCGCAGGGGGATGATGATGCGGGCATCTTCGGGCAGCGAGCGCAATTCGGTCATGGGATCTCCCTAAGTTTGTTCAGGGTCAGGAGCAGGCAGCCGTTGGCGAGCTGCGGCGTGCCGGGCTCCAGCGCATGCAGCGGCAAGTTGATGCGGCGCAAAAACTGGCCGTAGGGTATTTCCAGCTGATGGATGCGGGTGTTGTGGGCGGCAGGGACGGGGCGCAGGCCGGTGACAGTAATGCCCTGGGGATCGAAGCGCACGACGACATCATCGGGCCGAACACCAGGCAGTGCCACGATGACCTGTACGGCGTCCGTGCTTTCAACAATATCCACGGGAGGTTCCCAGGCGTGTGCCTTGGGGTGGGTGGACCGCAGAACCTGACGCTGCAGGCGTTCCGCATGGTGCAAAAGCGCTAGCGCATCACCCCAGATCCAGGAAGAAAAGTCGCGCGATTTCATTGCTCTTGAAGCCCCATTCAGGTTCTGCCGGGCAGTGCCGCGGCGCGATCTCATTGCCCGGAGGCGGAGGATGGACTCAAGCATGCAGGCCAGCGAGGCTGACCCTGCGCAGATCAATATACCTCAGCGGCCCTGTCGTCCGGTATGCGCTTGCTCGGGCTGTCATACATCGGCTTCTACGAATTGGCCAGATCGCTAGTCGTGTTCAGACTGGCGGCTCCTGTTTCTGGACGATGAGGTGCAAGATGCAAAAGACACGACGCCAGCGTGGTCAGGCCATGACGGAGTACATCATAGTGGTGGCGTTGGTGGCCGTTGCGGCTATCGCGGTTTATCAATATTTCGGGCAGGTGCTGCGCGCGCAAACTGCCGCCATGGCGCGCGAGCTCGCTGGCGAGGATGGCGGCGCGCAGGTCAAACAGGCCAGTGGCGCGGCGAGTAAAGCCGCCTCTCAGGTCAAGGCCCGGTCCCTGAAAACTTTCACGGGTAACGCGGGGGCCAAATGATTCGGGCCTGCCAGCGGCTACACGCGCAGGGCGGGCAGGCGCTCGTGCTGGGGCTGCTCCTGCTTAGCCTGTTGCTGGCGGCCTGGATATCGGCAAACTGGACTGCGCGGCTGGTTGCGGCGCGCGCACGGCTCACCCATGTGGCGGATGCGGTGGCTTACAGCGGGGCGCTCATGCAGGCCCGCCAACTGAATCTGCTGGCCTATATTCATCGTGCCCAGCTCGGTCACCAGGTTGCCATGGCCCATTTGGTCACGCTCATTGCCTGGGGCCAACTGGCATCCACACAGGGGCGCAGACGGCTCACCGGCAATCCCCCGGCATTCCTGATCAGGCGCTTGTTTGGCTCGCGTTTTGCCCGTGCCTACGGTGTCACACCTTCTGGAAATACGTCCTCTTCCTACAATGCGGCTGCCTTGCAGGCCTCATTGAAACGGCATGATGCAGTCGTTCATCGGATACTGGCTGACGCCGCCAGGCAGCAATGGGGGCAGGCAACTCGGGTTCGCGATGAACACATGATCCGCATTCTGCGGGCCAACTATGCGCCAGGCATCGGGGTTCCCACCATGCAAGTCCTTGATGACAACTTTTCTCGGTTGCTGGCATGGCGGTCGCCGCGTCAGTACCAGGGCTTGCTGGCTCCCACTTTGGCTATCATGCGGCGCTTTGCTTTTCTTGGCCCCCGCGACCTTACCGAAACCAGTGGCTGGATCACTCAACCGCTTTGTCCCTGGCAACGCCATCATCTGCGCCGGCGAGGTAAGACCTTTCTTGATGCGCAGGGCCGCTGGGGCGCCCACGACACCCTGTCTTTTCATGCGTTGCGCAGCAATCGCTGGATAGGCTGCTACTTCAGAGAATATCCCATGGGTTGGGCCGCCAATGGCGCTTCGGCCTGGCAGTCGGGTCGGCACTATGTCGATCGTCCTCCCCCGGATTTTTCATCCCAGGAATTCTGGCGCTGGCTGCAGCAAAAGTCCGGCCTGCATGCGGGGAGCGGAAACTTCCTGGCCAATTCTTATGCCATGCGAGACCACATCGCTCATGCGGGCGGCGCGGGGCTACCCGATGTCCTTGGCCTCGCCCGACCGGACGCCGTTGCCCGGTTCTCGGTCAGACTGAGCACCAATTTGGCGGTTTCCGACCTGGGCCTGAATTGGAGCGCCAGGCATTTGGACGATGCTTGGTGGCGAGCGCTGGTTTTCAAACGCAGCGCCGCGGCCGAGACCTATTTCGTCGCGCCTGGGGCCGGCAGCGAGACCCCTTCTTTGTTTCATCCCTATTGGCAGGCCAGGTTGATCGCCATGCCTGCTACGACCGGAGTTCAACCATGAGGTCCACCAGAGTCCGCCGTTGCCGCAGTGCCCGCCGTTTGCGCCTTTTGAGTGTGCAAGGCAAGCCCTTGCCTATCGATGCCGACATGCCGCCGCCCAGGCTGCAATGCCGTGGCGGTCCGATATGGCGTTTGCGCCGGCATGGTTCCTGGATCCGGTACCAGACCGGGCAGGCGCTGCCCGAGGTGCTGCTCATTACCAGTGCCTTGGGCCTGCTATGGCTGGGCATAGATCAACTAGCCGACACGCGTATGGCTGCTTTGGCCTCCGCGCAGGCCAGCCGCAGTTGGGCATTCGCGGTGGCCCGCGGCGCGGTGCCGCCGCCGTTCGAGCGAGAGCTTGCGCTCAGTGTCGGTCATCCGCCCACAGCCGTCGATACAGGGGTATCCCATTCGGCTCAGACCTTGGTCCGAGATTGGTTGCAACTGCCCGAGCATTGGGCCATGGTCAGGGCTCAGGCTCCGGGGCCTGATGGCCTTGTGCGTCATACCTTGGTGGCGGCTGGAGATGGTCATGCGGTCAATAGCCTGAACGCGCAGCGCCGTGTCGCGGGTTCCGACCTGGGGTGGAGACAGACTGCCAGTCAATCTCAACGGCAAGCGCAAGCCATCAATCAGCGTCTTCGCGTTCAGGATATGCCCTGGGGCGGGAGGCAGGCGATGAGCGATTGGCTGACCCCCTGGGCTGATGCCCTAGCTGTGAATCGACGCAGTTCGGGTGGTGCTCATGACTAATTATGGGCTTGCCGTCATGGTGGGCTGCATGCTGGCGGCAGCATCTGCGCATGCCGTTCCCCCACCGTCTGCCGTGCCGATGTTGTCCGCGGTCTTGGCCTCAGGCGCCAAACTGCAGCTGAGCCATTTCGATTCACCGCAGGGGCTTGCGCAGGTCTATGAAGGCTTGTCCTTGCAGTGGCCCGACGATCCCCTGATTGTGAATGGCCAACTGCTGTGGGCGCAACAAGAGGGGGATTGTCATACGCTGCTGAGTCTGCATAGCACTCCATCGGGTACGACCGGCGGAAGCCATTCGCGCTTATGTGCCGCTGCATCCGATACAGATCCCATGCTTGGATCTGCCGCGCTATTGCTTCATGCACATGCCGAGGATCAGTTGGCGCTTTCGGTCTGGTCGATCCAGCACGCGCCTGAGTTGGCGCGGCAATGGTTGGAGGCCGAACTCGCGTCTCAGGGTTGGCAGGCAGGGGACAGTCTTGCCTGGGTAAAAGGTGAGCAGCAGCTTGAGGCATACCTGACGCCGCTTGATGCAATAAGCGGGCTGCTGTTGGTGCGTCGCCATGACTGACGAGTCCAGCACGGCGTCTATGTCTTTTCTGCGTAGGCTGTGGGCTCATTGGAGCCAGACATACGGCGTATGGTTGCTCGCGCTGTTCGCTGCGCTGGGCGCGGCCTGGGCCGCTCACTTGCATATTCAAGCTAAGGAGCGCGATTTGCAGCATCGTAACCAGGTCGTCATGGTGACGCGTCTGGTCGCATGGGCCGATCTGGAGGCCGGGCAGCTTTTGACTGAGGACGATATCGCCTCGCGCGAAATCCCTAAGAATTGGGCTCCCCACCAATCCTTATCACCCGAACAGACAGGTTTGCTCATAGGCAGTCGTCTCAAGGTGCCCGTCATGGCAGGACAGCCGATTCTGCAGGCCGACATCGAGTTCGTCTCGCCGGGTACGGCGGCTCGGTTAGGCGTGGGCAAACGGGCGCTGACCTTGCCTGTGCGCGAGCTGGCCGACATGCCCCCCGATATGCGTGAGGGCGATCGCCTGGACATCTATGTTTCGCTTACGCACCATGATAAGCGGCTGACCCTACCTCTATTGCAAAACGGCAAAGTGCTGGCTGCGCCGGGCCCGGAATCTGCTCAGGTGGTGTTGGAGGCTGATGCGCAGGATGTCACAAGAGTGATCGCAGCGCGTCAGGCCGGTTCTTTGACCCTCGCCCTACGCTCCCCGGAAGACGCAGCGTATCCAGCCCATGATGAGCCCGGAGGCGCGCTCGCCGACATTCTCGGCTTGGCTGAGGAGGGTGACGCAGGGGTTCCCGTTCTGTATGGCGATGAGAGCAATGATGTGCCGACGCTGGAGGCCCAATGAGTCTGACTTTGAGCGGGGTTCGTCTGCTGTTGGCCTTATCAGGGCTGACGCTGCTGTCGCCAGCGTATTCCGCTGCCCGAACCCAGCACGAGCTGGTGTTGGAGGTCGGTGAAACCCGTGTGCTGGATGCGCCGGGCGTGACACGTATCGCCGTGGGCAGCGGGCAGGTGGTGCAAGCGCAGGCCGTAGATGGCAAAGAGGTCATTCTGTTTGCCCGTAAAGAGGGTGTGTCTTCGGTGCATGTCTGGAGGGGGCAGAGCGGTGTCAGGGCTTATGCGCTGCGCGTCATGCCGGCAGGCTTTGGCCATATTCGGGCAGAGGTTGAGCAGTTACTCGCCGCCATGCCGGCTTTGCGGCTCAGTGTGGTGGGCCACCATCTGGTGATTGAAGGCAGCGGTCTGCCCGATCACGACAAGCAGCGTATCAGCGCCTTGGCACAACGCTATCCCGAGGTCCTCGATCTCACTGGAGATGTCGGTTGGGAGCAGATGGTCTTGCTGGATGTTCAGGTGGTGGAGTTGCCGCGCGCTCGCCTGACGGAACTGGGCATGCATTGGAGCATGGGTGCAGAGGGCAGTCATCCTGTCCGGTCCCATGCGGGTGTCTGGGGGAGTCTGCAATGGTCGGGCGCGGCTATCGGGGCACGCTTGCAGGCGCTGGCGCAGCGGGGCGAGGCCGTATTTCTCGCGCGTCCTAGGCTGCTGGCGCGCAGCGGCTCGGCCGCTTCCTTCCTGGCCGGGGGCGAGGTTCCGTATCGGGGCGCCGAGAGTGAGGCGAGCACGGTGTTTAAGCCTTATGGCGTGTCACTCAAGATTACGCCGCGTATCGATCCGCGCGGCACCATACGTTCGCATATTGAGGTCGAGTCCAGCTCCATCGACCCGACCTTGACCGTTCCAGCCGGGCCCGCCATGCGCACGCGCCGTGCCGAAACCGAGTTCAATGTGCCGTCCGGGCAAACATTGGTGCTGGGTGGATTTCTTGGGCGCGAATTGTCGAGCGAGACCAGGGGGGTGCCCTGGCTGAGCGATATTCCCGTGCTGGGCCTGTTGTTTGGCGAGCGTCGCCAGCAAAACCGCGACACGGAGCTCGCTATCTTCGTTACCCCGACCATCGTCCGGCCAGACGATCCCGCCCTGGCCCGCGAGGCGCGGCGGGGCAGGCAGGTATTGCAGCAGGCGTTTCCTGAAGCGCCGGAGATGCTGTCCGAGCTTCGGGCGGACGACTGGAGCCAGCCCGGCGCATCGGGATCGCAATGGTCTGATCAGGAGCCATGATGCTGGAACTCACGCTGCACTATGAAGACGGGCGCAAGCAGACCCTGAAGCTTTCCGCGCCTGTACTGGTGGGCCGGGGCCCACACTGTGGCGTGCGCATTGCCAACTGGCGTGTTGCCCGAGAGCATGCACGCTTGCGTCTGGGAGCCGAAGGATGGCTCATCGAGGATCTCGGTGGCCTGGGAGGCACTTATGTCAATGGCGCGCGCGTGGTGCTGCACGGGCCGTTGTCGGCCTCTGACGATATCGTCATCGGGCCTTGCCGTCTGCAATTACATTTGAAGCCGTCGGCCGGGGCTGTCCTGCCGGACATTCGCCCTGTCTGTGATGCCGCATTGCTGTCTTGCCGGGTCGCGCTGCATGAGGCCTTGATTCAGGTGCTCGATTTGCGTCGGCGGGATGTGGCTGCGATGAGCGACGCCATGCTGCGCCAGGAGGCAGCGGAGTTGTTGGGCCGTTTGTTGCAAGAGGGGGGGCTGGATGTACCGGATAGCGTAAATCGTGAGCAGCTATGCCAGAGTGTGCTAGACGAAGCGGTCGGCCTGGGGGCGCTGGAGCCTTTGCTGGAAGACGCTGCAGTGACTGAAATCATGGTCAATGGACCCGACCGCATCTATGTCGAGTGTGACGGGCGTCTCCAACGGCACGACGGGTCGTTCAGTAGTGAGCAGGCGCTTCGGCATGTGCTGGAGCGCATTGTGGCTCCTCTGGGCAGGCGTATCGACGAGGCTGCCCCGATGGTCGATGCGCGTCTGGCTGGCGGGGCGAGGGTCAATGCCGTGATTCCTCCTATCGCTACACGCGGCACTTGCCTGACCATTCGCAAGTTCCCCCACCGTCGCCTCAGCATGAGCGATCTGCTGCAGGCGCAGGCCTTGAGCGCCGGAATGGCTGCCTATCTTGAACACGCCGTCGTGCAACGGCGCAATATCGTGGTGTCGGGCGGTACGGGCGCCGGGAAAACCACCTTGCTCAATGTCCTGTCCAGCGCCATCCCCGAGCACGAGCGCATTATCACGATCGAAGATGCTGCCGAATTGCGTCTGTCGCATGAGCATCTCGTGGCGCTGGAGGCCCGGCCTGCAAACATGGAGGGTCGCGGCAGCGTGGAGATCCGTGATCTCGTGCGCAACGCGCTGCGCATGCGTCCTGACCGCATCGTGGTGGGCGAGTGCCGAGGTAAAGAAGCCTTTGACATGTTGACGGCCATGAATACGGGGCACGAAGGGTCATTGACGACGCTGCACGCCAACTCTCCCCGAGACGCTCTGGGGCGTCTTGAGTCGATGGTGCTGATGGCGGGCCTGGATTTGCCCATGCCCGCCATACGCGAGTATCTGGCCTCTTGTATCGACCTGATTGTGCAGCAGGCGCGCGGGACTGATGGCGTGCGGCGCGTGGTCGCGATCTCGGAGGTGTGCGGCATTGAGAGCGGCACGATCCAATTGCAGGAGTTGTTTCGTTATGAGCCGCAACGCGGCTTTATGGCGGCTGAATGGCAGGCCTGGCAGGAGGAAGGGGCATGACGGCGCTGATCGCCGTGATGCTTGCTCCATTGGCGGCTGCCCTGAGCGCTTGGCAGCTTCAGCGCAGTCTGGGACCGGCCTGGCAGCGTTACCGCGACACTTATATACAGGATGCCCGCCATGGTCTGCGTGAGGTCTTTCTTTTTCTGGACCCCACGCAACTATGGGGGATGGCCATGATATGCGCGGGCCTGACCTTGGGCGTCATTCTCGCTGCCGGCGGCCACCCCGCCATGGCGCTGGCCGCTGCTGCTTTCGCCTGGAGGTTGCCTG includes:
- a CDS encoding Hsp20/alpha crystallin family protein gives rise to the protein MKSRDFSSWIWGDALALLHHAERLQRQVLRSTHPKAHAWEPPVDIVESTDAVQVIVALPGVRPDDVVVRFDPQGITVTGLRPVPAAHNTRIHQLEIPYGQFLRRINLPLHALEPGTPQLANGCLLLTLNKLREIP
- a CDS encoding pilus assembly protein; the protein is MLGLLLLSLLLAAWISANWTARLVAARARLTHVADAVAYSGALMQARQLNLLAYIHRAQLGHQVAMAHLVTLIAWGQLASTQGRRRLTGNPPAFLIRRLFGSRFARAYGVTPSGNTSSSYNAAALQASLKRHDAVVHRILADAARQQWGQATRVRDEHMIRILRANYAPGIGVPTMQVLDDNFSRLLAWRSPRQYQGLLAPTLAIMRRFAFLGPRDLTETSGWITQPLCPWQRHHLRRRGKTFLDAQGRWGAHDTLSFHALRSNRWIGCYFREYPMGWAANGASAWQSGRHYVDRPPPDFSSQEFWRWLQQKSGLHAGSGNFLANSYAMRDHIAHAGGAGLPDVLGLARPDAVARFSVRLSTNLAVSDLGLNWSARHLDDAWWRALVFKRSAAAETYFVAPGAGSETPSLFHPYWQARLIAMPATTGVQP
- the cpaB gene encoding Flp pilus assembly protein CpaB, which gives rise to MTDESSTASMSFLRRLWAHWSQTYGVWLLALFAALGAAWAAHLHIQAKERDLQHRNQVVMVTRLVAWADLEAGQLLTEDDIASREIPKNWAPHQSLSPEQTGLLIGSRLKVPVMAGQPILQADIEFVSPGTAARLGVGKRALTLPVRELADMPPDMREGDRLDIYVSLTHHDKRLTLPLLQNGKVLAAPGPESAQVVLEADAQDVTRVIAARQAGSLTLALRSPEDAAYPAHDEPGGALADILGLAEEGDAGVPVLYGDESNDVPTLEAQ
- a CDS encoding type II and III secretion system protein family protein, whose amino-acid sequence is MSLTLSGVRLLLALSGLTLLSPAYSAARTQHELVLEVGETRVLDAPGVTRIAVGSGQVVQAQAVDGKEVILFARKEGVSSVHVWRGQSGVRAYALRVMPAGFGHIRAEVEQLLAAMPALRLSVVGHHLVIEGSGLPDHDKQRISALAQRYPEVLDLTGDVGWEQMVLLDVQVVELPRARLTELGMHWSMGAEGSHPVRSHAGVWGSLQWSGAAIGARLQALAQRGEAVFLARPRLLARSGSAASFLAGGEVPYRGAESEASTVFKPYGVSLKITPRIDPRGTIRSHIEVESSSIDPTLTVPAGPAMRTRRAETEFNVPSGQTLVLGGFLGRELSSETRGVPWLSDIPVLGLLFGERRQQNRDTELAIFVTPTIVRPDDPALAREARRGRQVLQQAFPEAPEMLSELRADDWSQPGASGSQWSDQEP
- a CDS encoding ATPase, T2SS/T4P/T4SS family, with protein sequence MLELTLHYEDGRKQTLKLSAPVLVGRGPHCGVRIANWRVAREHARLRLGAEGWLIEDLGGLGGTYVNGARVVLHGPLSASDDIVIGPCRLQLHLKPSAGAVLPDIRPVCDAALLSCRVALHEALIQVLDLRRRDVAAMSDAMLRQEAAELLGRLLQEGGLDVPDSVNREQLCQSVLDEAVGLGALEPLLEDAAVTEIMVNGPDRIYVECDGRLQRHDGSFSSEQALRHVLERIVAPLGRRIDEAAPMVDARLAGGARVNAVIPPIATRGTCLTIRKFPHRRLSMSDLLQAQALSAGMAAYLEHAVVQRRNIVVSGGTGAGKTTLLNVLSSAIPEHERIITIEDAAELRLSHEHLVALEARPANMEGRGSVEIRDLVRNALRMRPDRIVVGECRGKEAFDMLTAMNTGHEGSLTTLHANSPRDALGRLESMVLMAGLDLPMPAIREYLASCIDLIVQQARGTDGVRRVVAISEVCGIESGTIQLQELFRYEPQRGFMAAEWQAWQEEGA